One window of Vibrio sinaloensis genomic DNA carries:
- a CDS encoding YjjI family glycine radical enzyme has product MTVSHNAFQARVRNIINDATLSPKQKNQFLALEAEASLDYVPVSTPLKKAMEQGILCDMFEGHAPFKPRYVLPDYAKFLNQGSKYLELQPAQDLDDALNHLTILYHHVPSVTNIPVYLGQLDDVLLPFIGSLSEQEIYQKLKRFWVMLDRTLPDAFMHVNIGPSDNVICRTILTIDAELKQIAPNLTFMYDPSVSPDDLLRQATTNICHCSKPHIANYPMHAAAYGDKQFGIVSCYNSLPLAGGSNTLVRMNLKQVALQAHDSDHFIDHLLPQYSRLMTELMDARASYLHEQSNFFQGFLAAEGLINEKRFAPMFGIYGMAEAVDILLEQAGIDKRYGYDQQANTLAHDISRKLAALVEALPVKYGLNSKALLHAQGGISLDKGVTPGVRIPYGHEPDPVSYIQATAAHHQYYTSGISDILTIDETVKANPEAMFNLCKGALSMGYREFTANVSSNDLMRVTGYMVKLSDIAKFEQQGSRTNTTFLGAEAANNTEILQRRPRVVSLETTPRFEQ; this is encoded by the coding sequence ATGACTGTATCCCACAACGCATTTCAAGCCCGTGTACGCAATATCATTAATGATGCGACACTGTCACCCAAGCAAAAGAATCAGTTTCTTGCACTCGAAGCCGAAGCAAGTTTGGACTATGTCCCTGTATCGACACCGCTGAAAAAGGCGATGGAACAGGGCATATTGTGCGATATGTTTGAAGGGCACGCGCCATTTAAGCCGCGTTATGTATTACCTGACTACGCTAAGTTCCTTAACCAAGGTTCTAAATATCTTGAGTTGCAGCCGGCGCAAGACCTTGATGATGCGCTAAATCATCTCACCATTCTTTACCATCACGTACCCTCAGTCACCAATATTCCTGTCTATCTTGGACAGTTAGATGACGTACTGCTCCCTTTTATCGGTTCGCTCAGTGAGCAGGAGATCTACCAGAAACTAAAACGCTTTTGGGTGATGTTAGATAGAACACTGCCTGATGCGTTTATGCACGTCAATATTGGCCCAAGTGACAATGTGATTTGCCGAACCATTCTCACCATAGACGCTGAACTCAAACAAATTGCGCCTAACTTGACCTTTATGTATGACCCAAGTGTGTCGCCCGATGATCTGCTGCGCCAAGCAACCACCAATATTTGTCACTGCAGTAAACCGCACATCGCAAATTATCCGATGCATGCTGCGGCGTATGGTGACAAGCAGTTTGGTATCGTGAGTTGCTATAACTCACTTCCCCTTGCTGGTGGATCCAATACCTTAGTGAGAATGAATCTAAAACAAGTGGCGCTGCAGGCTCACGATAGTGACCATTTCATTGATCACTTGTTGCCTCAATATAGCCGATTGATGACCGAATTGATGGATGCACGCGCAAGCTATTTACACGAGCAATCCAACTTTTTCCAAGGTTTCCTGGCCGCCGAAGGGTTGATCAACGAGAAACGCTTCGCACCCATGTTTGGTATTTATGGAATGGCAGAGGCGGTTGATATTCTGCTAGAGCAAGCTGGGATTGATAAACGTTATGGGTATGATCAGCAAGCGAATACGCTGGCTCATGACATTTCGCGCAAACTCGCAGCATTGGTCGAGGCACTGCCAGTTAAATATGGACTGAACAGCAAGGCGCTACTGCACGCACAAGGCGGGATCAGTTTGGATAAGGGGGTGACACCAGGCGTTCGTATTCCTTACGGCCATGAGCCAGATCCCGTGAGTTATATTCAAGCAACGGCGGCACATCACCAATACTACACCTCGGGTATCAGTGATATTTTGACCATAGATGAAACCGTTAAAGCTAATCCAGAGGCCATGTTTAATCTGTGTAAAGGGGCACTGAGTATGGGTTATCGAGAGTTCACGGCAAACGTGAGTTCTAATGACCTGATGCGCGTCACAGGGTACATGGTTAAGCTGTCTGATATCGCTAAGTTTGAACAGCAAGGGTCAAGAACCAACACCACGTTTCTTGGTGCGGAAGCGGCGAACAATACCGAGATTTTGCAACGTCGGCCTCGAGTCGTTAGCTTGGAAACGACCCCGAGATTCGAGCAATAG
- a CDS encoding YjjW family glycine radical enzyme activase, giving the protein MTKVAKVSRILNFSCVDGPGNRLVIFLQGCNFRCLNCHNPHTINHCNHCGDCVTRCPSQALSVDSQQRVHWDASACTDCDLCIEVCQHQSSPKVSSYTVTEMLSLVAKQSPFISGVTISGGEATLQLPFVLELFSQIKAEPKLSHLTCFIDSNGELSEQGWRKLAPVLDGAMVDLKSWQQDTHQWLVGRSNHRVLQSVHLLAKMGKLHELRLLHIPGVSDLELEVEAVIGLIKQLPESVSVRLNAFQHHGVVGEALNWPACSQQQIEQFHQRLIHRIGNPILLPTVYT; this is encoded by the coding sequence ATGACCAAAGTAGCGAAAGTCAGTCGAATCCTAAACTTTTCCTGTGTCGATGGCCCTGGAAACCGTTTGGTCATTTTTCTGCAAGGCTGTAACTTTCGCTGCCTCAATTGTCACAATCCACATACCATCAACCATTGCAATCATTGTGGAGATTGTGTCACTAGATGCCCAAGCCAAGCACTGAGTGTCGATAGTCAGCAGCGAGTGCATTGGGATGCGTCTGCTTGTACCGATTGCGATCTGTGTATCGAAGTCTGTCAGCATCAATCTAGTCCCAAAGTATCGAGTTACACCGTCACTGAAATGCTGAGCTTGGTTGCCAAACAAAGCCCTTTCATTAGTGGCGTGACCATATCGGGCGGCGAGGCAACGCTGCAGCTGCCATTTGTGCTTGAGTTGTTTAGCCAAATAAAAGCAGAGCCCAAACTCAGCCATTTGACCTGTTTTATCGATAGCAATGGCGAACTTAGTGAGCAGGGGTGGCGAAAACTAGCGCCTGTATTAGACGGCGCAATGGTAGATTTGAAATCGTGGCAGCAAGATACCCATCAATGGCTAGTGGGCCGAAGTAACCATCGTGTGCTTCAGTCAGTGCATCTATTGGCTAAGATGGGCAAGTTGCATGAGCTTAGATTGTTACACATTCCTGGAGTTAGTGATCTCGAACTGGAAGTGGAGGCTGTGATTGGTTTGATAAAACAGCTTCCCGAGTCGGTCAGCGTACGTTTAAATGCGTTTCAACACCACGGCGTCGTGGGAGAGGCACTAAACTGGCCAGCATGCAGTCAACAACAAATCGAGCAATTTCACCAAAGGCTCATCCATCGAATTGGGAACCCCATTTTACTGCCAACGGTTTATACCTGA
- a CDS encoding LysR family transcriptional regulator, which translates to MDYIALSRISLKHLTVLHVLLSTHSVTAASEILCVTPSSVSKTLAQLRSQLDDELFYRDANGLLPTQFALNIGPEVHQILSSMNGILHQGAFRPELFKGSISLSMRESTFELFANKVAEITQQLTQARSITVHAKDALSFDALHRGQVDFMLLPHDISQPPTRSQQLMWQQILADEMVCLMKPDHPLVGNEMTIDAYLACNHIGILDKDLAEPYFEQNLTQRHGSRNIALSVSDFGSAATLCHHTELLLTCSKMWAQQAKQAQGLVSQPLPFEYGQVAYSLVWNPASLNDPALRWVHQQLTQV; encoded by the coding sequence ATGGATTATATCGCCCTTTCTCGCATTAGCTTAAAGCACTTAACCGTACTCCACGTATTGCTCAGCACTCACAGCGTCACTGCTGCCTCAGAAATACTGTGCGTGACCCCATCGAGCGTGAGCAAAACCCTCGCGCAGCTCCGCAGTCAACTCGACGATGAGCTGTTTTATCGCGATGCCAATGGATTGCTGCCCACACAATTTGCACTCAATATTGGCCCAGAAGTGCATCAGATTTTATCCAGTATGAATGGCATTCTTCACCAGGGCGCCTTTCGACCAGAATTGTTCAAAGGATCTATTTCGCTGTCGATGCGAGAAAGCACCTTCGAGTTGTTTGCAAACAAAGTGGCTGAGATCACCCAACAATTAACCCAAGCGCGTTCAATTACTGTGCACGCCAAAGACGCGCTCAGTTTCGATGCACTGCATCGTGGACAAGTGGATTTTATGTTATTGCCTCATGACATAAGCCAACCACCGACTCGAAGCCAGCAATTGATGTGGCAGCAGATTCTGGCAGACGAAATGGTCTGTTTAATGAAACCAGATCACCCTCTAGTAGGCAATGAAATGACCATTGATGCCTATTTGGCGTGCAACCATATCGGGATTCTGGATAAGGATCTCGCTGAGCCTTACTTCGAACAAAATCTCACGCAGCGCCATGGTTCCAGAAATATAGCGTTATCTGTTTCCGATTTTGGCAGCGCTGCTACACTCTGCCATCACACCGAATTACTGTTGACCTGCTCAAAGATGTGGGCACAACAAGCCAAGCAAGCACAAGGGTTGGTGAGTCAACCTCTACCGTTCGAGTACGGCCAAGTTGCTTACAGTTTGGTCTGGAACCCTGCTAGCTTAAACGATCCTGCTTTGCGTTGGGTTCATCAGCAGCTCACTCAGGTATAA
- a CDS encoding phosphoribosylaminoimidazolesuccinocarboxamide synthase: MSLADQVLAVNDDLPIRTDKPVHSGKVRSVYWLTEQDSKRLIKEKGYDVAEDAPLAIMVISDRISAFDCIWHAEGGLKGVPGKGAALNAISNHWFSLFKQQGLADSHILDIPHPFVWIVQKAKPIMIEAICRQYITGSMWRAYASGERDFCGIQLPEGLEKDKPLPELLMTPSTKGILRGIPGVPEADDVNITRKNIEDNFAAFNFSKAEDIAQYEKLLREGFVVISNALAEIEQIFVDTKFEFGYVTDSKGNEKLIYMDEVGTPDSSRIWDENEYNAGNIVENSKEGFRQFLLNYFPDPGILLNKERMDEREALARDNALPVDALMDISRTYLGIAEKITGRKITLSANPKQEIIDILAQDYGLID; encoded by the coding sequence ATGAGTCTCGCAGATCAAGTACTCGCCGTAAACGACGATCTTCCCATTCGTACAGATAAACCCGTTCATAGCGGAAAAGTTCGCTCTGTCTATTGGCTAACCGAACAAGACAGTAAGCGCCTTATCAAAGAAAAAGGCTATGATGTGGCGGAAGACGCACCTCTCGCTATCATGGTCATCAGCGATCGTATCTCTGCTTTTGATTGCATCTGGCACGCAGAAGGCGGGCTTAAAGGCGTCCCTGGCAAAGGGGCTGCGCTCAACGCCATTTCTAATCATTGGTTTAGCTTATTTAAACAACAGGGGTTAGCCGATAGTCATATTTTAGACATCCCTCACCCATTCGTTTGGATTGTACAAAAAGCAAAGCCAATCATGATTGAAGCGATCTGTCGTCAATACATTACTGGTTCAATGTGGCGTGCGTATGCCAGTGGAGAACGTGATTTCTGTGGAATCCAGCTTCCTGAAGGACTTGAAAAAGATAAGCCTCTCCCTGAACTGCTTATGACGCCATCAACTAAGGGCATTCTTCGCGGTATTCCAGGTGTACCGGAGGCGGACGACGTTAACATTACTCGCAAAAACATTGAAGATAACTTCGCCGCGTTCAATTTCTCTAAGGCAGAAGATATTGCTCAATATGAGAAGCTATTGCGCGAAGGTTTTGTTGTCATTAGCAATGCGTTGGCAGAAATTGAGCAGATTTTCGTCGACACTAAATTTGAATTTGGTTACGTAACTGATTCAAAAGGCAATGAAAAGCTGATTTACATGGATGAAGTGGGCACACCTGATTCTTCTCGAATTTGGGATGAAAACGAATACAATGCTGGCAATATTGTTGAGAACTCAAAGGAAGGCTTCCGCCAATTCTTGCTTAACTACTTCCCAGATCCAGGCATCTTACTTAACAAGGAACGCATGGATGAGCGCGAAGCGCTGGCGCGAGACAACGCCCTACCTGTCGATGCTTTAATGGATATCTCTCGCACCTACCTCGGTATCGCTGAAAAAATTACCGGACGTAAAATCACATTGAGTGCCAACCCCAAGCAAGAAATCATTGATATTCTTGCTCAGGATTACGGTTTGATCGATTAA
- a CDS encoding SulA-like leucine-rich domain-containing protein: MIQAQTPISTFSKYNVLAQPTQPMNINQDVLSRLAGLSSQKQWILFTAQCPRPDYQQFAACHISCTKIIQMKSSQTQSEFEIVSKAIRSGNASAVIASTQIPLVEQGLLQDLATQCQCEVFFVEGGVNQYH, translated from the coding sequence ATGATTCAGGCTCAGACTCCCATTAGTACTTTCTCAAAATACAATGTCCTAGCCCAACCTACTCAGCCAATGAATATCAACCAGGATGTTCTGAGTCGATTAGCGGGTCTATCGAGTCAAAAGCAGTGGATCCTATTTACCGCTCAGTGCCCGCGCCCTGATTATCAGCAGTTTGCGGCTTGTCATATTAGCTGTACTAAAATCATCCAAATGAAATCATCTCAGACCCAGTCAGAGTTTGAGATTGTCAGTAAAGCCATTCGTTCAGGCAATGCCAGTGCTGTGATTGCCTCTACGCAAATTCCATTGGTTGAACAAGGCTTATTGCAAGATTTGGCGACTCAATGTCAATGTGAAGTGTTCTTTGTTGAGGGCGGAGTTAACCAGTATCATTAA